The following proteins are co-located in the Hippoglossus stenolepis isolate QCI-W04-F060 chromosome 23, HSTE1.2, whole genome shotgun sequence genome:
- the nitr7b gene encoding novel immune-type receptor 7b isoform X3, with protein sequence MRTTMNFTLLSAILCILSWISVSRCEYHVVEVQTGEEVTLLCTNYTSSLSYISWFRLENGSNTSHISSMFSLDTGASYFDGIEKEKFSMTSNVSNVFLQMKQVDLLDSGLYICGFNVDRDSRNFPAVYSATYLKVKDEVDWLVVFLSATSAITTLLSVLLAFSICMMRVTDPHAPSSKINAKDEQNEDDPCYIAHREIQMNRSRGQRDDTWSECVYLSVRQ encoded by the exons ATGCGCACGACAATGAACTTCACCCTCCTGTCAGCTATACTCTGTATCCTCA gttGGATCTCTGTCTCACGTTGTGAATATCACGTTGTGGAGGTCCAGACCGGTGAAGAGGTCACGCTGCTGTGTACCAACTACACCAGTTCCCTCTCTTACATATCATGGTTCAGACTGGAAAACGGATCCAACACCAGCcacatctcctccatgttttccCTTGACACAGGTGCATCGTACTTCGATGggattgaaaaagaaaagttcagcATGACGTCCAACGTCAGTAACGTCTTTCTCCAAATGAAACAAGTGGATTTATTGGACTCTGGACTCTATATATGTGGCTTTAACGTGGACAGAGACTCCAGAAACTTCCCAGCAGTTTACAGTGCAACgtatttaaaggttaaag ATGAGGTGGACTGGCTGGTGGTTTTCTTGAGTGCGACCTCGGCAATCACCACCCTGCTGAGTGTTTTACTGGCTTTCTCAATATGCATGATGAGGGTTACAG ATCCCCATGCTCCATCCTCCAAAATAAATGCAAAG GATGAGCAGAATGAAGACGACCCCTGCTACATTGCTCACAGGGAGATACAGATGAACAGatccagaggacagagggatgaTACCTGGAGTGAATGTGTGTACTTGAGTGTGAGGCAGTAG
- the nitr7b gene encoding novel immune-type receptor 7b isoform X2, producing MRTTMNFTLLSAILCILSWISVSRCEYHVVEVQTGEEVTLLCTNYTSSLSYISWFRLENGSNTSHISSMFSLDTGASYFDGIEKEKFSMTSNVSNVFLQMKQVDLLDSGLYICGFNVDRDSRNFPAVYSATYLKVKVFGDGTKLEFDDEVDWLVVFLSATSAITTLLSVLLAFSICMMRVTDPHAPSSKINAKDEQNEDDPCYIAHREIQMNRSRGQRDDTWSECVYLSVRQ from the exons ATGCGCACGACAATGAACTTCACCCTCCTGTCAGCTATACTCTGTATCCTCA gttGGATCTCTGTCTCACGTTGTGAATATCACGTTGTGGAGGTCCAGACCGGTGAAGAGGTCACGCTGCTGTGTACCAACTACACCAGTTCCCTCTCTTACATATCATGGTTCAGACTGGAAAACGGATCCAACACCAGCcacatctcctccatgttttccCTTGACACAGGTGCATCGTACTTCGATGggattgaaaaagaaaagttcagcATGACGTCCAACGTCAGTAACGTCTTTCTCCAAATGAAACAAGTGGATTTATTGGACTCTGGACTCTATATATGTGGCTTTAACGTGGACAGAGACTCCAGAAACTTCCCAGCAGTTTACAGTGCAACgtatttaaaggttaaag TTTTTGGAGACGGGACCAAGCTGGAGTTTGATG ATGAGGTGGACTGGCTGGTGGTTTTCTTGAGTGCGACCTCGGCAATCACCACCCTGCTGAGTGTTTTACTGGCTTTCTCAATATGCATGATGAGGGTTACAG ATCCCCATGCTCCATCCTCCAAAATAAATGCAAAG GATGAGCAGAATGAAGACGACCCCTGCTACATTGCTCACAGGGAGATACAGATGAACAGatccagaggacagagggatgaTACCTGGAGTGAATGTGTGTACTTGAGTGTGAGGCAGTAG
- the nitr7b gene encoding novel immune-type receptor 7b isoform X1: MRTTMNFTLLSAILCILSWISVSRCEYHVVEVQTGEEVTLLCTNYTSSLSYISWFRLENGSNTSHISSMFSLDTGASYFDGIEKEKFSMTSNVSNVFLQMKQVDLLDSGLYICGFNVDRDSRNFPAVYSATYLKVKEQSDEHANLTIEILMGGLIIVLIIIIIALVLKIWKLHTAHKEAQDPQHSKNVGSDDLNYAGLSFLPRAERSRRPAREREPEPNVVYATTMHSRNHRN; the protein is encoded by the exons ATGCGCACGACAATGAACTTCACCCTCCTGTCAGCTATACTCTGTATCCTCA gttGGATCTCTGTCTCACGTTGTGAATATCACGTTGTGGAGGTCCAGACCGGTGAAGAGGTCACGCTGCTGTGTACCAACTACACCAGTTCCCTCTCTTACATATCATGGTTCAGACTGGAAAACGGATCCAACACCAGCcacatctcctccatgttttccCTTGACACAGGTGCATCGTACTTCGATGggattgaaaaagaaaagttcagcATGACGTCCAACGTCAGTAACGTCTTTCTCCAAATGAAACAAGTGGATTTATTGGACTCTGGACTCTATATATGTGGCTTTAACGTGGACAGAGACTCCAGAAACTTCCCAGCAGTTTACAGTGCAACgtatttaaaggttaaag AACAGTCTGATGAACACGCAAATCTGACCATCGAGATCCTCATGGGCGGTCTGATTATCGTCCTCATTATAATCATCATCGCTCTGGTTCTGAAAATCTGGAAACTTCATACAg caCATAAAGAGGCACAGGATCCACAACACAGTAAG AATGTGGGCTCTGATGACCTGAACTACGCAGGACTGAGTTTCCTTCCAAGAGCAGAGCGGAGCAGAAGGCctgctagagagagagagccggagCCTAATGTTGTCTACGCCACCACCATGCACTCAAGAAACCACCGGAACTGA